In Triticum urartu cultivar G1812 chromosome 6, Tu2.1, whole genome shotgun sequence, the following proteins share a genomic window:
- the LOC125513341 gene encoding glycine-rich protein 2-like: protein MAMEARMKGTVKWFNDTKGFGFISPDDGSEDLFVHQSSIKADGFRSLAEGEVVEFAVSEGDDGRTKAVDVTGPDGSFVQGGAGGGGGGGGFGSRGGGGSRGGGGFGARGGDGSGGYGGGYGGGGGGGWGGQRRSGGGGAGGACFKCGEPGHMARDCSVNGPAGGGGGGCYKCGEQGHIARDCFNGGAGGGGGGYGGGGGGNCYNCGEPGHIARDCPTSSGFGGGGGGGRFGGGGGGGGDRSCYNCGEPGHISRDCTK from the coding sequence ATGGCGATGGAGGCGCGGATGAAGGGGACGGTCAAGTGGTTCAACGACACCAAGGGGTTCGGCTTCATCTCCCCCGACGACGGCAGCGAGGACCTCTTCGTGCACCAGTCCTCCATCAAGGCCGACGGCTTCCGCTCGCTGGCCGAGGGCGAGGTGGTCGAGTTCGCCGTCTCGGAGGGCGACGACGGCCGCACCAAGGCCGTCGACGTCACCGGCCCCGACGGATCCTTCGTgcagggcggcgcgggcggcggaggaggcgggGGCGGCTTCGGatcccgcggcggcggcggatctcgcGGCGGCGGGGGCTTCGGCGCCCGCGGCGGGGACGGATCTGGCGGGTATGGGGGAGGTTATGGTGGCGGAGGTGGTGGAGGATGGGGCGGACAGAGGAGATCCGGCGGTGGGGGCGCCGGTGGGGCCTGCTTCAAGTGCGGGGAGCCTGGCCACATGGCCAGGGACTGCTCGGTCAACGGCcccgcgggtggcggcggcggcggctgctacAAGTGCGGCGAGCAAGGCCACATCGCCAGGGACTGCTTCAacggcggcgcgggcggaggaggcggcggctacggcggtggcggcggcggcaactGCTACAACTGCGGCGAGCCGGGCCACATCGCGAGGGACTGCCCCACCAGCAGCGGCTTCggcgggggtggcggcggcgggaggttcggcggaggcggcggcggcggcggcgaccgcTCCTGCTACAACTGCGGCGAGCCCGGCCACATCTCCCGCGACTGCACCAAGTGA